A window of Luteolibacter flavescens contains these coding sequences:
- a CDS encoding portal protein: MSYELIVSGPPAKPVQSKLFSRGKTALSKGMNPQQELWLLDYAIDQWEALHPALSTWRAKMERFERLADDNYSDRTAPNRETSDARRSIFERQNNTLGLVSGKSDQIHAQAKDDIFATRPWLAATPQGIDDTKLAELITKHSQWKFDQSNLEATLIDSLILATHLGTAFPKIRWLRDIEEHEQADYVLHSKKSGKPILDPTGDYIVTDEAAAQVDTQAFPPADWVWKEILITETTEVYDNIDAANLDWKDIAFDPIAPELNLRHTDFLHRFKMGVHDLVAAYDLDTKEHEDLIAAAQLGGEDEPRAHRGESEIHGSAMALDPQANPVVWLVEGYLRCDPFNTGKPVRIHVIFSPDLRVMFRCDFLANVTPGGMLPVFAVRAFKQPRRVLGKGYWERFQEANDTIDGFFNATTLRNRRSADVLKGFKRSAFVDKLEGQDIVNDPDKVYEIADDKSIDDAFQFKVVPDANGRSDALLQQMLQTLNLRMGTSSASQGELAGIPENDTATGSKLNAGRAALLDRSQISQMMKDLQPVVEYSVHLNYANQNQDETFTWGEGRDAELLQIRAGDVKGLRANVSLSLTQSQNLQKLEAAKAAIQIATSYSAVPEIDKSSLRRLFIQAIAALGFNDAEKVIREAVLDAASISALLPPEMQPVFDAFLASQGLAAPAVMEGEGAPASDAPVMPTAAA; the protein is encoded by the coding sequence ATGAGCTACGAGTTGATCGTCAGCGGCCCGCCCGCCAAGCCCGTCCAGAGCAAGCTGTTCAGCCGGGGGAAGACCGCCCTTTCGAAGGGCATGAACCCGCAGCAAGAGCTGTGGCTCCTCGACTACGCGATCGACCAATGGGAAGCGCTACACCCAGCACTCAGCACCTGGCGCGCGAAAATGGAGCGCTTCGAGAGGCTGGCGGATGACAACTACTCCGACCGCACGGCCCCGAACCGTGAAACGTCCGACGCCCGGAGATCGATCTTCGAGCGGCAGAACAACACACTCGGGCTGGTGTCCGGCAAGAGCGACCAGATCCACGCTCAGGCGAAGGACGACATCTTCGCCACCCGCCCATGGCTTGCCGCAACACCGCAGGGTATCGACGACACGAAGCTCGCGGAGCTGATCACGAAGCACAGTCAGTGGAAGTTCGACCAGTCGAACCTCGAGGCGACTTTGATCGACTCGCTCATCCTCGCGACCCACCTCGGCACCGCGTTCCCGAAGATTCGCTGGCTGCGGGACATCGAGGAGCACGAGCAGGCGGACTACGTCCTTCACTCGAAGAAGTCCGGCAAACCGATCCTCGACCCCACCGGCGACTACATCGTCACGGATGAGGCGGCCGCTCAGGTCGACACTCAGGCATTCCCGCCGGCCGATTGGGTGTGGAAGGAGATCCTCATCACCGAGACGACCGAGGTCTACGACAACATTGACGCGGCGAACCTCGACTGGAAGGACATCGCCTTTGACCCAATCGCTCCGGAGCTGAACCTCCGCCACACCGACTTCCTTCACCGGTTCAAGATGGGCGTCCACGATCTCGTCGCCGCATACGATCTGGATACCAAGGAGCACGAGGACCTGATCGCGGCCGCGCAGCTCGGCGGAGAGGATGAACCCCGCGCCCACCGCGGGGAGAGCGAGATTCATGGCTCTGCGATGGCCCTCGATCCGCAGGCGAACCCGGTCGTGTGGCTGGTGGAAGGTTACCTCCGCTGCGATCCCTTCAACACGGGCAAGCCGGTCCGGATCCACGTGATCTTCTCGCCGGACCTTCGCGTGATGTTCCGCTGCGACTTCCTCGCGAACGTCACTCCCGGCGGGATGCTGCCGGTCTTCGCCGTTCGTGCCTTCAAGCAGCCGCGCCGCGTCCTCGGGAAGGGCTACTGGGAGCGCTTCCAAGAGGCGAACGACACCATCGACGGCTTCTTCAACGCGACCACGCTACGGAACCGGAGAAGCGCGGACGTGCTGAAGGGATTCAAGCGAAGCGCCTTCGTCGACAAGCTCGAAGGGCAGGACATCGTGAACGATCCGGACAAGGTCTACGAGATCGCCGACGACAAGAGCATCGATGACGCCTTCCAGTTCAAAGTGGTCCCTGATGCGAACGGCCGCAGTGACGCGTTGCTCCAGCAGATGCTTCAGACGCTCAACCTTCGCATGGGCACGTCGAGCGCCTCGCAGGGCGAACTTGCAGGCATCCCGGAGAATGATACGGCCACGGGATCGAAGCTGAACGCGGGCCGCGCCGCGCTCCTCGACCGGTCCCAAATTTCGCAGATGATGAAGGATCTGCAGCCGGTGGTGGAATACTCGGTCCACCTGAACTACGCGAATCAGAATCAGGATGAGACCTTCACGTGGGGCGAGGGCCGCGATGCCGAGCTTCTGCAGATCAGGGCGGGCGATGTGAAGGGGCTGCGGGCGAACGTTTCACTGAGTCTCACGCAATCGCAGAATCTCCAGAAGCTCGAGGCCGCGAAGGCAGCAATCCAGATCGCGACCAGCTACTCGGCGGTCCCGGAGATCGACAAGTCCTCCCTCCGGCGGCTCTTCATTCAGGCAATCGCGGCGCTCGGTTTCAACGATGCGGAGAAGGTCATCCGTGAGGCCGTGCTCGATGCCGCAAGCATCTCGGCACTGCTCCCGCCGGAGATGCAACCGGTCTTCGACGCCTTCCTCGCGAGCCAGGGACTGGCCGCGCCAGCGGTCATGGAAGGCGAAGGGGCACCGGCATCCGATGCGCCCGTTATGCCGACTGCGGCGGCATGA